From the Pomacea canaliculata isolate SZHN2017 linkage group LG4, ASM307304v1, whole genome shotgun sequence genome, one window contains:
- the LOC112562856 gene encoding uncharacterized protein LOC112562856 yields the protein MALTGTKRAITIFGLIFTCLAFVCMIVCFTTPHWLERFPYKRNTKVFVRLGLWEACFNDWQYYKDYLGKRYNGCWWIFHFEYRPVWPWLNPPWLLAVQIMMTLALMLHMTTIVFNILYFVGCCPPHKEQSYVRASWIMNFLAGAFITISSIIFAIKADTDRQWLPNPDSNYLSWSFGFCVLSGFFSLFAAICLLADYMRFRFEDEKNSRGPAYAVKANPKF from the exons ATGGCGCTTACGGGGACGAAGCGGGCCATCACTATTTTCGGGCTGATCTTCACGTGCTTGGCATTTGTGTGCATGATAGTGTGCTTCACGACACCACACTGGCTGGAGAGGTTTCCTTACAAGCGAAATACCAAGGTCTTCGTGCGGCTGGGCCTCTGGGAAGCGTGCTTCAATGACTGGCAGTACTACAAAGATTACCTGGGCAAGAGGTACAATGGGTGCTGGTGGATCTTCCACTTCGAGTACCGTCCAGTTTGGCCCTGGCTTAACCCTC CATGGCTTCTGGCCGTACAGATCATGATGACCCTGGCCTTGATGTTACACATGACGACCATTGTCTTCAACATTCTCtattttgttggttgttgtccTCCACACAAAGAGCAGAGCTATGTGCGCGCATCATGGATCATGAATTTCTTAGCAG GTGCCTTCATTACCATATCTTCTATTATTTTCGCCATCAAAGCTGACACAGATCGCCAGTGGCTGCCAAACCCTGATTCCAATTACCTGTCATGGTCCTTTGGCTTCTGTGTGCTGTCTGGattcttctctttgtttgcaGCAATTTGCCTTTTAGCTGACTATATGCGCTTCCGGTTTGAAGACGAAAAAAACAGTCGTGGACCAGCTTATGCAGTTAAAGCAAACCCTAAGTTCTAA
- the LOC112561846 gene encoding uncharacterized protein LOC112561846: MSAKVLFYRIGLVCSVTAFVLMFVAFTSPFWYKSWTRVHSSFGNIGLWHVCLYGFIIPTDPAMKSYVGCWWIHSEEFVRVASEIMPPWFRIIQLLCVLTLLMDLVVMILLILYLVGETHRKIYEKDVGRMFIIIAILMLLSAFLVFLIALIFAEMSHDSSWMPRPWMNYLSWSYGCCVLSGFFGAFGGMVIFVLGLIYKDKSHRDEDQLDSAAEMRKRQAQYAAEKEEEAMKSQPPPQVIPTTRFTPREMTAPQPMKKPGIEPRVGESFV, encoded by the exons ATGTCGGCGAAGGTGCTGTTTTATCGGATAGGGCTCGTGTGTTCTGTCACAGCTTTTGTGCTGATGTTCGTCGCTTTCACATCGCCCTTCTGGTACAAATCATGGACGCGAGTCCATAGCTCGTTCGGTAATATCGGACTCTGGCATGTGTGTCTTTATGGCTTCATAATACCCACGGACCCAGCCATGAAGTCCTATGTTGGCTGTTGGTGGATCCACTCGGAAGAGTTCGTGCGAGTCGCCAGCGAAATTATGCCGC CATGGTTCCGAATCATTCAGTTGTTGTGTGTGCTTACACTGCTTATGGACCTGGTCGTAATGATACTGCTCATCTTGTACCTTGTTGGTGAAACGCACAGGAAGATATATGAGAAAGACGTTGGCAGAATGTTCATCATCATTGCTATTTTGATGCTACTATCAG CATTTTTGGTGTTCCTAATCGCTTTGATATTTGCGGAGATGAGTCATGACTCCAGCTGGATGCCTCGACCATGGATGAACTATTTGTCCTGGAGTTATGGTTGCTGTGTTCTCTCTGGCTTTTTTGGTGCATTTGGTGGCATGGTTATTTTTGTGCTTGGTCTCATATACAAG gaCAAATCTCATCGTGATGAAGATCAGTTGGACTCTGCAGCAGAAATGCGAAAACGGCAAGCCCAGTATGCTgctgaaaaggaagaagaagctATGAAGTCTCAGCCTCCACCTCAAGTAATTCCTACCACTCGATTCACACCACGGGAAATGACTGCTCCACAGCCCATGAAGAAGCCTGGAATTGAACCACGAGTGGGCGAGTCATTTGTGTAA
- the LOC112561845 gene encoding pseudouridine-metabolizing bifunctional protein C1861.05-like isoform X1, translating into MNVRCVFLSSVTFPLKNYLWKSVHRTSSSFCIWNNKGAQFGACNRWIGSTISTNYSHFGRPHMPARSIPAEKLCFTEEVKEALTLGKPVVALESTIITHGMPYPDNAQTAIAVENTVRENGATPATIAVLAGHINIGLSEGQIEQLASSTANSVKISRRDFPWVLSQGLSGGTTVSGTMIAAYMAGIPIFATGGIGGVHRGVEETMDISADLRELGRTPVAVVAAGVKSILDISRTLEFLETEGVCVVTYGQSRDFPAFFSPKSGCQAPYNINQPEDAANMIAAIQLMKLASGMLIAVPLPEKFAVSGEAIETAIRDAVKKAKEAGISGNNVTPFILQQVNQLTQGASLLANIELVKNNAKVASEIAVALACKRETALNCSIPPLPHKSTNTHKVVTKDAVSLSPGAAKPVVVGGAVLDFCAKVEENEIKMSGATYPGKLYQSFGGVGYNIANCMSRLGSKPLFVSAIGNDIHASSLLSYSTHMDMSGVIQLKGYSTPTYCPVLTQSGQLLFGIGDMEIHSQFTPDMLKKFQDAIASAPLVCLDGNFSATLIEQVCQLCENEGTPVWFDPTDVHKATKLFQTHAWKKLTYISPNFSEACHIWSALTGKTPELPADLSEDAVVKTAAQFCRDLLQHIPVIIITLGRYGLLLAERHASFQSLKLYPPSPPDSLTEVLSESGAGDCLNGTMIHFIIQGYGLDFCVKAGLMAAQHSLRSYDAVPISINEANFTHEKIQQWAHFQAVDIVL; encoded by the exons ATGAATGTTAgatgtgtttttctctcttctgtgaCATTTCCATTAAAGAACTATTTATGGAAATCAGTGCATAGAACTAGTAGTAGTTTCTGCATTTGGAACAACAAAGGTGCACAGTTTGGAGCATGCAACAGATGGATTGGATCAACAATCTCAACAAATTATTCACATTTTGGAAGGCCACATATGCCAGCACGATCCATACCAGCAG aaaaactgTGTTTTacagaagaagtgaaagaagcATTGACTTTAGGGAAGCCAGTAGTAGCACTAGAAAGTACAATCATTACTCATGGCATGCCATATCCAGATAATGCTCA aacagCAATTGCTGTGGAAAATACAGTGAGAGAAAATGGTGCCACCCCAGCTACAATTGCAGTTTTAGCTGGACATATCAATATAG gTTTGTCAGAGGGTCAAATTGAACAACTAGCCAGCAGCACAGCTAATTCTGTGAAAATCTCAAGAAGAGATTTTCCATGGGTTTTGAGTCAG GGTCTCAGTGGTGGAACAACAGTCTCAGGCACTATGATAGCTGCCTATATGGCTGGCATACCTATTTTTGCCACCGGTGGGATAGGAGGTGTTCACAGAGGTGTAGAAGAAA CCATGGATATCAGTGCAGATTTAAGGGAATTAGGGCGCACACCTGTGGCAGTAGTTGCTGCTGGGGTGAAATCTATACTTGATATAAGTCGAACGCTGGAGTTCCTG GAAACTGAAGGGGTTTGTGTTGTGACTTAtggacagtcacgtgactttccaGCATTCTTTTCACCCAAGAGTGGTTGTCAGGCTCCATACAATATAAACCAACCAGAAGATGCTGCTAACATGATTg CTGCTATTCAGCTTATGAAGCTGGCCAGTGGGATGCTGATTGCTGTTCCCCTCCCAGAGAAGTTTGCAGTGTCTGGGGAGGCCATAGAGACAGCCATCCGGGATGcagtaaaaaaagcaaa AGAAGCTGGCATCTCAGGAAACAATGTCACACCTTTCATCCTGCAACAAGTGAATCAGTTGACACAAGGAGCTTCACTGTTAGCCA ATATTGAATTAGTGAAGAACAATGCTAAAGTTGCCAGTGAAATAGCTGTTGCCTTGGCTTGCAAAAGGGAGACAGCTTTGAATTGCTCCATTCCACCTTTACCACATAAATCTACCAATACTCATAAAGTGGTTACCAAAGATGCAGTATCATTATCACCAGGAGCTGCTAAACCT GTGGTTGTAGGAGGAGCTGTTCTTGATTTTTGTGCTAAAGTTGAAGAGAATGAAATCAAG ATGTCTGGAGCTACTTACCCAGGAAAGTTGTATCAGAGTTTTGGAGGAGTGGGCTACAACATTGCCAACTGCATGAGCCGGCTGGGCAGCAAGCCACTGTTTGTGTCTGCCATTGGAAACGACATTCATGCCTCCTCGTTGCTGTCTTACAGCACTCATATG GACATGAGTGGTGTCATACAGCTTAAAGGATACTCCACACCAACATACTGCCCAGTCCTTACTCAAAGTGGTCAACTTTTGTTTGGCATAGGAGACATGGAGATCCATTCACAATTTACTCCTGATATG ttgAAAAAATTCCAAGATGCTATTGCTTCTGCACCTCTGGTTTGTCTTGATGGAAACTTCTCTGCCACATTGATAGAGCAGGTCTGTCAGCTTTGTGAAAATGAAGGCACCCCAG TGTGGTTTGATCCTACTGATGTTCACAAGGCAACAAAGTTATTCCAGACTCATGCATGGAAAAAACTGACATACATTTCACCAAACTTCAGTGAAGCATGTCATATATGGAGTGCACTAACAGGAAAAACTCCAG AGTTGCCGGCTGACCTCTCTGAAGATGCTGTAGTGAAAACAGCAGCACAGTTTTGTCGGGATTTGCTTCAGCATATTCCTGTCATCATAATAACACTTGGCAGATATGGTTTGCTTCTTGCAGAAAGGCAT GCAAGCTTCCAGTCACTGAAGCTGTATCCACCATCACCTCCGGACAGTTTGACAGAAGTTCTTAGTGAATCAGGAGCTGGTGACTG CTTAAACGGCACGATGATTCACTTCATTATTCAAGGATATGGTCTCGATTTTTGTGTAAAGGCAGGCTTAATGGCTGCTCAACATTCACTGAGATCATATGATGCAGTCCCAATTTCCATTAACGAAGCCAATTTTACACatgaaaaaatacaacagtGGGCTCATTTCCAGGCAGTAGATATTGTTTTGTAG
- the LOC112561845 gene encoding pseudouridine-metabolizing bifunctional protein C1861.05-like isoform X2, which yields MGFESGSQWWNNSLRHYDSCLYGWHTYFCHRWDRRCSQRCRRKYWHWEENYVSVLAMDISADLRELGRTPVAVVAAGVKSILDISRTLEFLETEGVCVVTYGQSRDFPAFFSPKSGCQAPYNINQPEDAANMIAAIQLMKLASGMLIAVPLPEKFAVSGEAIETAIRDAVKKAKEAGISGNNVTPFILQQVNQLTQGASLLANIELVKNNAKVASEIAVALACKRETALNCSIPPLPHKSTNTHKVVTKDAVSLSPGAAKPVVVGGAVLDFCAKVEENEIKMSGATYPGKLYQSFGGVGYNIANCMSRLGSKPLFVSAIGNDIHASSLLSYSTHMDMSGVIQLKGYSTPTYCPVLTQSGQLLFGIGDMEIHSQFTPDMLKKFQDAIASAPLVCLDGNFSATLIEQVCQLCENEGTPVWFDPTDVHKATKLFQTHAWKKLTYISPNFSEACHIWSALTGKTPELPADLSEDAVVKTAAQFCRDLLQHIPVIIITLGRYGLLLAERHASFQSLKLYPPSPPDSLTEVLSESGAGDCLNGTMIHFIIQGYGLDFCVKAGLMAAQHSLRSYDAVPISINEANFTHEKIQQWAHFQAVDIVL from the exons ATGGGTTTTGAGTCAG GGTCTCAGTGGTGGAACAACAGTCTCAGGCACTATGATAGCTGCCTATATGGCTGGCATACCTATTTTTGCCACCGGTGGGATAGGAGGTGTTCACAGAGGTGTAGAAGAAA gtACTGGCACTGGGAGGAAAACTATGTTTCTGTTTTAGCCATGGATATCAGTGCAGATTTAAGGGAATTAGGGCGCACACCTGTGGCAGTAGTTGCTGCTGGGGTGAAATCTATACTTGATATAAGTCGAACGCTGGAGTTCCTG GAAACTGAAGGGGTTTGTGTTGTGACTTAtggacagtcacgtgactttccaGCATTCTTTTCACCCAAGAGTGGTTGTCAGGCTCCATACAATATAAACCAACCAGAAGATGCTGCTAACATGATTg CTGCTATTCAGCTTATGAAGCTGGCCAGTGGGATGCTGATTGCTGTTCCCCTCCCAGAGAAGTTTGCAGTGTCTGGGGAGGCCATAGAGACAGCCATCCGGGATGcagtaaaaaaagcaaa AGAAGCTGGCATCTCAGGAAACAATGTCACACCTTTCATCCTGCAACAAGTGAATCAGTTGACACAAGGAGCTTCACTGTTAGCCA ATATTGAATTAGTGAAGAACAATGCTAAAGTTGCCAGTGAAATAGCTGTTGCCTTGGCTTGCAAAAGGGAGACAGCTTTGAATTGCTCCATTCCACCTTTACCACATAAATCTACCAATACTCATAAAGTGGTTACCAAAGATGCAGTATCATTATCACCAGGAGCTGCTAAACCT GTGGTTGTAGGAGGAGCTGTTCTTGATTTTTGTGCTAAAGTTGAAGAGAATGAAATCAAG ATGTCTGGAGCTACTTACCCAGGAAAGTTGTATCAGAGTTTTGGAGGAGTGGGCTACAACATTGCCAACTGCATGAGCCGGCTGGGCAGCAAGCCACTGTTTGTGTCTGCCATTGGAAACGACATTCATGCCTCCTCGTTGCTGTCTTACAGCACTCATATG GACATGAGTGGTGTCATACAGCTTAAAGGATACTCCACACCAACATACTGCCCAGTCCTTACTCAAAGTGGTCAACTTTTGTTTGGCATAGGAGACATGGAGATCCATTCACAATTTACTCCTGATATG ttgAAAAAATTCCAAGATGCTATTGCTTCTGCACCTCTGGTTTGTCTTGATGGAAACTTCTCTGCCACATTGATAGAGCAGGTCTGTCAGCTTTGTGAAAATGAAGGCACCCCAG TGTGGTTTGATCCTACTGATGTTCACAAGGCAACAAAGTTATTCCAGACTCATGCATGGAAAAAACTGACATACATTTCACCAAACTTCAGTGAAGCATGTCATATATGGAGTGCACTAACAGGAAAAACTCCAG AGTTGCCGGCTGACCTCTCTGAAGATGCTGTAGTGAAAACAGCAGCACAGTTTTGTCGGGATTTGCTTCAGCATATTCCTGTCATCATAATAACACTTGGCAGATATGGTTTGCTTCTTGCAGAAAGGCAT GCAAGCTTCCAGTCACTGAAGCTGTATCCACCATCACCTCCGGACAGTTTGACAGAAGTTCTTAGTGAATCAGGAGCTGGTGACTG CTTAAACGGCACGATGATTCACTTCATTATTCAAGGATATGGTCTCGATTTTTGTGTAAAGGCAGGCTTAATGGCTGCTCAACATTCACTGAGATCATATGATGCAGTCCCAATTTCCATTAACGAAGCCAATTTTACACatgaaaaaatacaacagtGGGCTCATTTCCAGGCAGTAGATATTGTTTTGTAG
- the LOC112561847 gene encoding transmembrane protein 18-like, with the protein MQMIRTDEITGLWTYLGSIDWSEPWFLGLGAFHLICIAATVLTRNHASIQGIIFAFYLVIVGCSEYINEFAANHWKVFARQQYFDSNGLFISVVMSVPLLINCIVIVVIWLKTSASLMAAIRTKQLQQKQAQKDTKESAGTTVGQSSPENKPADGVTSKESLKKKKEK; encoded by the exons ATGCAGATGATAAGGACTGATGAGATAACTGGACTGTGGACATATCTAGGATCG ATTGACTGGTCAGAGCCATGGTTTTTGGGTTTGGGCGCTTTCCATCTGATTTGTATTGCAGCAACTGTGTTGACAAGAAATCATGCATCTATTCAAGGAATTATCTTTGCATTCTATT TGGTTATTGTTGGCTGTTCTGAATACATCAATGAGTTTGCAGCCAACCACTGGAA agtGTTTGCAAGACAGCAGTACTTTGACAGCAATGGCCTCTTCATTTCTGTGGTCATGTCTGTGCCACTTTTGATCAACTGTATTGTTATAGTG GTTATTTGGCTCAAAACATCAGCAAGCCTGATGGCAGCAATTCGTACAAAGCAGCTGCAGCAGAAGCAGGCTCAGAAAGACACAAAGGAAAGTGCTGGCACCACTGTTGGGCAATCATCTCCAGAAAATAAACCAGCAGATGGGGTCACAAGCAAAGAgtctttaaagaagaaaaaagagaaatag